One segment of Panicum virgatum strain AP13 chromosome 3K, P.virgatum_v5, whole genome shotgun sequence DNA contains the following:
- the LOC120699137 gene encoding uncharacterized protein LOC120699137 isoform X1 has protein sequence MTAKTLRNKQRIDRTPGVSREQGAINRKNKLESSKRSSDGTEGYRRAIKHLLKLQSMEAALVDAELKRCAAEEELFFKLPDRVVPGTTFEEKSFGYSVPSDQKIYQDLSSMVVSLALFDGDKMLFACSGIPLPRGNSKLHLTRFVTSAHLVEEFNKNRYKDDQLRVEVCLPDRRTINGFLGLYDKDIAIVTSFGLQAVHPVDLDVEATVPPDDRVLAVGRAFKSGSLMTMDLLGGDMVNNTWFVDGQNYSEAVLGGPLVVETLNGSGVSFLGMNLYCCNQCANEKYNFLPQKLLHERLKHFQILNPKQLHFREYLLPDGVSSIVPSGFVRTINRMKSLGYPLPPPLMLELNGELLNSFEGYFGEVRAWKGYPFGYPPVGSEKCVWEHLSKKVVTNISRRVVSLASFNGPSRFFACTGLLIKWNMHTFVLTSASLVRSRLHHEKIDNSLTIEVFLPPNQRVSGTLELYNLNYNFAIVSVKNLHAICLEDIFNQNPKASKVVAVGRDADQGLLMGSIGEVKHRNKETKLNSRDLKLSTCRINKAGIGGPLVDFDGSFVGMNFYEGSKVTPFLPKSKIVNALRGVKNFPPPLERCLSYKGFVVPMQINNKGTPVLKAQKMKTRWPVPEPYWYHGALDVDRYHVPMLRGRTLH, from the exons AT GACGGCAAAGACCCTGAGAAACAAGCAGAGGATTGATCGCACACCAGGTGTGAGTAGGGAACAGGGAGCCATAAATAGAAAGAACAAACTTGAGTCATCAAAACGCTCGAGTGATGGAACAGAAGGCTATAGAAGGGCCATAAAACACCTGCTAAAAC TTCAATCAATGGAGGCGGCATTGGTTGATGCTGAATTGAAACGATGTGCTGCAGAGGAGGAACTGTTTTTCAAACTTCCTGATCGAGTTGTTCCAGGCACTACTTTTGAAGAAAAATCATTTGGATATTCAGTCCCATCTGATCAAAAAATTTATCAAGATTTATCTTCCATGGTCGTCTCACTTGCTCTTTTTGATG GAGATAAGATGCTATTTGCATGCTCAGGCATACCTCTACCACGCGGGAACTCTAAACTTCACCTAACAAGATTTGTGACTTCAGCACATCTTGTTGAAGAATTCAACAAAAATAGATATAAAGATGATCAATTGAGA GTTGAAGTGTGCCTTCCTGATAGAAGAACTATCAATGGGTTTCTGGGACTATATGACAAAGATATTGCTATTGTCACATCCTTTGGCCTCCAAGCTGTTCATCCTGTAGATCTGGATGTTGAAGCAACTGTTCCTCCTGATGATAGAGTACTAGCTGTTGGGCGTGCCTTCAAGTCAGGCAGTTTGATGACTATGGATCTGCTTGGGGGGGATATGGTGAACAACACCTGGTTTGTTGATGGCCAAAATTACTCAGAG GCTGTACTTGGAGGACCACTTGTGGTAGAGACGCTTAATGGAAGTGGTGTGAGTTTTCTTGGGATGAACCTTTATTGTTGTAATCAGTGTGCAAATGAGAAATACAACTTCCTTCCACAGAAGTTACTTCATGAACGCTTGAAGCATTTTCAGATACTCAA TCCTAAACAACTGCACTTCCGTGAATATTTATTGCCTGATGGTGTATCAAGCATAGTCCCTTCAG GATTTGTGAGAACTATTAATCGTATGAAATCCTTAGGCTATCCCTTGCCGCCACCACTTATGCTTGAGC TGAATGGGGAATTGCTTAACTCCTTTGAAGGATACTTTGGTGAAGTACGTGCTTGGAAAGGGTATCCTTTCGGTTATCCACCTGTTGGTTCTGAGAAATGTGTCTGGGAGCATCTTTCAAAAAAAGTTGTGACAAATATATCACGTCGTGTTGTCTCACTTGCTTCCTTCAATG GGCCAAGTAGGTTTTTTGCATGCACAGGCTTGCTTATAAAGTGGAACATGCACACTTTCGTCCTGACTTCAGCCAGTTTGGTTAGAAGCCGCCTTCATCATGAAAAAATTGATAATAGCTTGACG ATTGAGGTGTTCCTCCCACCAAATCAACGTGTCAGTGGGACATTAGAATTGTATAATTTAAACTATAATTTTGCTATTGTCAGTGTTAAGAATTTGCATGCTATTTGTCTGGAAGACATTTTCAATCAAAATCCCAAGGCATCTAAAGTAGTAGCTGTAGGGCGAGACGCAGATCAAGGACTTTTAATGGGCTCCATTGGTGAAGTGAAGCATAGAAACAAAGAGACCAAACTGAACAGCAGAGATCTTAAGCTATCCACTTGTAGAATCAATAAG GCTGGGATTGGAGGCCCTCTTGTTGATTTTGATGGAAGTTTTGTTGGCATGAATTTCTACGAAGGGAGTAAAGTAACTCCTTTCTTGCCAAAGAGTAAGATTGTCAATGCTTTGAGAGGAGTGAAAAATTTTCCACCACCATTGGAAAG ATGTTTATCATACAAAGGATTTGTTGTTCCTATGCAAATAAACAATAAAGGCACTCCAGTACTCAAGGCGCAGAAAATGAAAACCAg ATGGCCTGTTCCTGAGCCATATTGGTATCATGGTGCACTTGATGTGGATAGGTATCATGTACCCATGCTTCGTGGGAGGACACTTCATTAG